In the Prosthecomicrobium sp. N25 genome, one interval contains:
- a CDS encoding MOSC domain-containing protein, with translation MEARIAAIYRYPVKGFSPERLPAADLEPGRTIAWDRAFAIENGPSGFDPAAPAYFPKIRFLMLMRNAEVAKLKTRFDPASMTLTVEEAGAPALTARLDRQDGRAALEAFVAARFPGELRGPPRLLATPGHSFSDVAAKVLHLVNLESLRDLERHVGAPVDPLRFRANLYVEGIPAWSEFGLVDRTAAAGSVRLEGVKRTERCAATNVDPATGLRDLQIPRTLMGAYGHTDCGIYVRVTAGGRLAEGDRLALDLAAETLDLPF, from the coding sequence ATGGAAGCCCGGATCGCAGCGATCTACCGCTACCCCGTCAAGGGCTTCTCGCCCGAGCGCCTGCCCGCCGCCGACCTGGAGCCGGGCCGGACGATCGCCTGGGACCGCGCCTTCGCGATCGAGAACGGCCCCTCGGGCTTCGACCCCGCCGCCCCGGCCTACTTCCCCAAGATCCGCTTCCTGATGCTGATGCGGAACGCCGAGGTCGCCAAACTGAAGACCCGCTTCGACCCCGCCTCCATGACGCTGACCGTCGAGGAGGCCGGCGCCCCGGCGCTAACGGCCCGCCTCGATCGCCAGGACGGCCGCGCCGCCCTCGAAGCCTTCGTGGCCGCCCGCTTTCCGGGCGAGCTGCGCGGCCCGCCGCGCCTCCTCGCCACCCCCGGCCACAGCTTTTCGGACGTGGCCGCCAAGGTCCTGCACCTGGTCAACCTGGAAAGCCTCCGCGACCTCGAGCGCCATGTCGGCGCCCCGGTCGATCCTCTGCGCTTCCGCGCCAACCTCTACGTGGAGGGGATCCCGGCCTGGTCGGAGTTCGGCCTCGTCGACCGGACCGCTGCGGCGGGGTCGGTTCGCCTCGAGGGCGTGAAGCGCACGGAGCGCTGCGCCGCCACCAACGTCGATCCGGCGACCGGCCTGCGCGACCTGCAGATCCCCCGCACCCTGATGGGCGCCTACGGCCATACCGACTGCGGCATCTACGTGCGGGTGACCGCCGGAGGCCGGCTGGCCGAGGGCGACCGCCTGGCGCTCGACCTCGCGGCCGAAACCCTCGACCTGCCCTTCTGA
- a CDS encoding NAD(P)/FAD-dependent oxidoreductase: MPRTWWSEGVDLPATTPLSGEVRTEVAIIGAGYTGLSAALHLARDHGIESVVLDAGPIGWGASARNGGFVTLPAAKLSAEQMIARYGDQEARRFYLSQMEGIETTRALLAEERIDADPQGDCVYEVAHHESAVPHLVTTADIYRHRFGLDATFLQGWAFGAIGHGGTEQFGALRLRGGFGLNPLKFLLGLEAAARRRGVRVHGASPVHDWVKDRGRHVLETPEGRVSARHVIVATNGYTPDELRPDFANRTLPALSNIVVTRPLTAAELEAERFRTDCPVANSRSLLFYYRVLPDRRFLFGGRGGTAGGPADDAAMRAWLETRLGEVFPSWRGIETTHFWNGLVCLTARGTPAVGRLPADRTVHYAFGWHGNGVNTAPWAGMVLAMSIADRARVESLPAPYRGLPMSLVSPGLRRLILKGAYLWYGLTERT; this comes from the coding sequence ATGCCCCGGACCTGGTGGTCGGAGGGCGTGGACCTGCCGGCCACCACGCCGCTCTCGGGCGAGGTCCGGACGGAGGTCGCCATCATCGGCGCCGGCTATACGGGGCTTTCGGCGGCGCTGCATCTCGCCCGCGACCACGGCATCGAGTCCGTCGTGCTCGACGCCGGCCCGATCGGATGGGGCGCTTCGGCGCGCAACGGCGGCTTCGTCACGCTGCCGGCCGCGAAGCTGTCGGCCGAGCAGATGATCGCGCGCTACGGCGACCAGGAGGCGCGGCGCTTCTACCTCAGCCAGATGGAGGGGATCGAGACCACGCGGGCCCTCCTGGCGGAGGAGCGGATCGACGCGGACCCTCAGGGCGACTGCGTCTACGAGGTCGCCCATCACGAAAGCGCGGTGCCCCACCTGGTGACCACGGCCGACATCTACCGGCACCGCTTCGGCCTCGACGCCACGTTCCTGCAGGGCTGGGCCTTCGGGGCGATCGGGCACGGCGGCACGGAGCAGTTCGGGGCGCTCCGGCTCCGGGGCGGCTTCGGCCTCAATCCCTTGAAGTTCCTCCTCGGGCTCGAGGCGGCCGCCCGACGGCGCGGCGTCCGCGTTCACGGCGCGAGCCCGGTGCACGACTGGGTCAAGGACCGCGGCCGGCACGTGCTGGAGACCCCCGAAGGCCGGGTCTCGGCCCGGCACGTGATCGTGGCGACCAACGGATACACGCCCGACGAGCTTCGCCCGGACTTCGCCAACCGCACCCTGCCGGCGCTCTCCAACATCGTGGTGACCCGGCCGTTGACGGCGGCGGAGCTGGAGGCCGAGCGCTTCCGCACCGACTGCCCCGTCGCCAACAGCCGCAGCCTGCTCTTTTACTACCGCGTCCTGCCCGATCGGCGCTTCCTGTTCGGCGGCCGTGGCGGCACGGCCGGCGGGCCGGCGGACGACGCGGCGATGCGGGCCTGGCTGGAGACGCGGCTCGGGGAGGTGTTCCCGTCCTGGCGCGGCATCGAGACCACCCATTTCTGGAACGGCCTCGTGTGCCTCACGGCCCGCGGTACGCCCGCCGTCGGCCGGCTCCCGGCGGATCGGACCGTGCACTACGCCTTCGGGTGGCACGGCAACGGGGTGAACACGGCGCCCTGGGCCGGCATGGTGCTGGCGATGTCGATCGCCGACCGGGCCCGGGTGGAGTCCCTGCCGGCGCCCTATCGCGGGCTGCCGATGAGCCTCGTCTCCCCCGGCCTGCGGCGGCTGATCCTGAAGGGGGCCTATCTCTGGTACGGGCTCACGGAACGCACCTGA
- a CDS encoding bifunctional helix-turn-helix transcriptional regulator/GNAT family N-acetyltransferase, giving the protein MQSDALAPDPDPTIEAVRRFSRFYTKRIGALGEGLHGSPFSLPEARVFYEVGSRGSATAGELARDLELDPGYMSRLVKALEERGHLVRTPNSADGRQMDLALADAARPAYEAIVAAARREIGAMLAALGPDERDALVGAMRRVERLIGPAAPADLTLRPHRPGDMGWVVERHGALYAREYGLDSRFEALVAEIVAKFLREYDPDAERCWIAERDGERVGCVFVVRADPETAKLRLLLVDPAARGLGLGRRLVDECLAFARAKGYRRMVLWTNDPLVAARHIYERAGFTMVEESRHADFGPEMTGQTWTRDLD; this is encoded by the coding sequence ATGCAATCCGACGCCCTCGCCCCCGATCCGGACCCGACCATCGAAGCCGTCCGCCGCTTCTCGCGCTTCTACACCAAGCGGATCGGGGCGCTCGGCGAGGGTCTGCACGGCAGTCCCTTCTCGCTCCCCGAAGCCCGGGTCTTCTACGAGGTCGGGAGCCGGGGCAGCGCCACCGCGGGCGAGCTCGCGCGCGACCTGGAGCTCGACCCCGGCTACATGAGCCGCCTCGTGAAGGCCCTGGAGGAGCGGGGCCACCTGGTCCGCACCCCCAACAGCGCCGACGGCCGCCAGATGGACCTCGCCCTCGCCGACGCCGCCCGTCCCGCCTACGAGGCGATCGTGGCGGCCGCCCGCCGGGAGATCGGTGCCATGCTGGCCGCCCTGGGGCCGGACGAGCGCGACGCCCTGGTCGGGGCGATGCGGCGCGTCGAAAGGCTGATCGGCCCCGCCGCGCCGGCCGACCTCACGCTGCGTCCGCACCGGCCCGGCGACATGGGCTGGGTCGTCGAGCGCCACGGCGCGCTCTACGCCCGCGAGTACGGGCTCGACTCCCGCTTCGAGGCCCTGGTCGCCGAGATCGTGGCGAAGTTCCTGCGCGAGTATGACCCGGACGCCGAACGCTGCTGGATCGCCGAGCGCGACGGCGAGCGCGTCGGCTGCGTCTTCGTCGTGCGCGCCGACCCCGAGACCGCCAAGCTTCGCCTCCTGCTGGTCGATCCGGCGGCCCGGGGCCTCGGCCTCGGCCGCCGCCTCGTCGACGAATGCCTCGCCTTCGCCCGCGCCAAGGGCTATCGCCGCATGGTGCTCTGGACGAACGACCCGCTCGTCGCGGCCCGGCACATCTACGAAAGGGCCGGGTTCACGATGGTGGAGGAGAGCCGCCACGCCGACTTCGGACCCGAGATGACCGGGCAGACCTGGACAAGGGATCTCGACTGA